Genomic window (Fibrobacter sp. UWR4):
TAGTGCCGTTGCCGCCATTCGCGTGAGCGGACCTCAGGTACGTGATGTGGTGGAGGCCTTGTTTGGCGAGAAAGCGGTGGCCGGACTGAAGTCCCACATGGCGAAACTGGGAACGGCAAGATGGCCTGCAGATGTGCCGAACGGTTGCCACGCCGGAGCCACGATTGATAGTCTACTTTACTTGTATTTTGAGGGCCCCAATTCCTATACAGGCGAAGACGTACTGGAGTTATATCCCCATGGAAATCCATTGATTGTCCGTGACTTACTCCAGGCCTGCCGTATGGTGGAAGGTGTCCGATTGGCGGAACCGGGAGAATACACCCGTCGCGCATTTTTGAATGGAAAGATGGACCTGACCCAGGCGGAATCCGTTGCCGACGTGATTCACAGCGCAAATCGTTCCGAGTTGGAAAATGCCCACCGCTTGCTGGGCGGCGCCCTGTCCAGGAAAGTATCCGCATTGACCGCCCAGGTGAAGGATATTTCCGCCCGTCTGGAACTGGATGTGGATTTCGCCGAGGAAGAAGCGGATCCGGATTACGCCGGTTGGGAAACCCGCTTTGTGGCAATTCGCCAGTCGGTGCAGGATATTTTGAGCAGTTTCCGCGGCAAGGCCGAAGTTGGCCGTTTGCCCTTGGTGGTTTTGTACGGCGCACCGAATGCGGGCAAGTCTAGCTTGGTAAATGCCCTGCTTGGCGAAGACCGCATTCTCGTCAGCGATATTGCTGGCACTACCCGTGACTTCGTGGAAGTCCGTCTTTTCTTGAAGGGTGGAGAAATCCGCCTGGTGGATACTGCGGGACTTGCTGAAAAGGCCGCGGACGCTCTTGATGGCCTCAGTATGGAAAAGAGCAAGCAGATTCTCGCCGAAGCAGATATGAAGATCTTGTTAGTTGATGGAACAGCTAGCGTCATCCTGAACCCCGAAGGGGTGAAGGATCCAGTAGGCATGAATGTTCATCCGGATCTTATTTTGCAGACGAAGGCTGACCTTTCTAGGAATGTCGCTCTGAACTCGGTTCAGGGGCAACTTGCCATTTCCTCCAAAACAGGCTCAGGTCTTTCCGAACTTAAGTCCGTCCTTAACGCCCGTCTTTTCAAGAATCGCGAAAATTCCGAAGACCTCTGGATCACCAGCGAACGTGAGAAGGCCTGCCTCGAAGAAGCTCTGGCTGGCATAGACCGCGTGCTTACACAGCTGCGCTCCAATCCCGCAGTAGAACTGCTGGCCTTTGAAATGCAAGTCGTTCGCCGTGCTCTCCAGAGCATTACCGGCGAAATCTCATCTGAAGACGTTTTACAATCCATCTTTGCGGGGTTCTGCATTGGGAAATAGCTATATCGGCGCCTTGCTCGCCATCGTCATTTTTGGCTCCTACATGGTGCCCCTGAAAAAGTGGTCCTCCTACTCTTCCTGGTCCTTCCTTTCCATGATGACCACGGGTGCGCTTATCTGCTCCTTGGTAATCGCCTTTGTGACGGGAACCTTCAACCTGAATCCCATGGGCTTGCTTTGCGGTGTCTTGTGGGTGGCAGGCGGCGCCTTCAGTTTCTGGGCGGTTCAGGCCGAGGCGGATCTGGCTGGTGCCGGCGTCCGCGCTATGGGCGTAAGCATTCTGGCGTCCTTCCTTTCCGGCGTTTTGCTGTTCGGCGAATCTTCCAACTTCGTGCTGTCCATTCCGGCCATCATCTGCTTCCTGGTGGGGTTGTCCCGCTTGACTCCGTCCACCGGAGGTTCCGTATTTAAAAACTGGCGCTCT
Coding sequences:
- the mnmE gene encoding tRNA uridine-5-carboxymethylaminomethyl(34) synthesis GTPase MnmE; the protein is MDKQTIVAPMTPNGVSAVAAIRVSGPQVRDVVEALFGEKAVAGLKSHMAKLGTARWPADVPNGCHAGATIDSLLYLYFEGPNSYTGEDVLELYPHGNPLIVRDLLQACRMVEGVRLAEPGEYTRRAFLNGKMDLTQAESVADVIHSANRSELENAHRLLGGALSRKVSALTAQVKDISARLELDVDFAEEEADPDYAGWETRFVAIRQSVQDILSSFRGKAEVGRLPLVVLYGAPNAGKSSLVNALLGEDRILVSDIAGTTRDFVEVRLFLKGGEIRLVDTAGLAEKAADALDGLSMEKSKQILAEADMKILLVDGTASVILNPEGVKDPVGMNVHPDLILQTKADLSRNVALNSVQGQLAISSKTGSGLSELKSVLNARLFKNRENSEDLWITSEREKACLEEALAGIDRVLTQLRSNPAVELLAFEMQVVRRALQSITGEISSEDVLQSIFAGFCIGK